A genomic region of Colletotrichum destructivum chromosome 1, complete sequence contains the following coding sequences:
- a CDS encoding Putative esterase, alpha/Beta hydrolase — MAAAAAAFQTKATITSFGGQLLKLSHKSSTTGTDMAVNIYLPPQCTTRAVPVLFYLSGLTCTPDNCTEKGFFQAQASARGLAVVYPDTSPRGLDLPGERDSWDFGEAASFYVDATREPFRQNYRMETYITKELPELLFREFAGKLDRSRVSITGHSMGGHGALSLYLRHPGMYRSVSAFAPIANPSKCPWGEKAFTGYLGDDRAEWAKHDSTELVKNWSYGPLNALIDVGLGDNFYIQKQLLPENFEKVVKEKNLEGLSLRYHYGYDHSYFFMASFAKDHVDHAAKHLGLGNAPSA, encoded by the exons atggccgccgccgccgccgcgttcCAGACCAAGGCCACCATCACCTCCTTCGGTGGCCAGCTCCTCAAGCTCTCCCATAAGTCGTCCACCACCGGCACCGATATGGCCGTCAACATCTACCTGCCGCCCCAGTGCACCACCCGCGCCGTGCCCGTCCTCTTCTACCTCTCCGGTCTGACTTGCACCCCGGACAATTGCACCGAGAAGGGCTTCTTCCAGGCCCAGGCTTCGGCCCgcggccttgccgtcgtctACCCGGATACCTCCCCCCGTGGCCTCGACCTGCCCGGAGAGCGCGACTCGTGGGActtcggcgaggccgcctcCTTCTACGTCGACGCCACCCGCGAGCCTTTCCGCCAGAACTATCGCATGGAGACCTACATCACAAAGGAGCTGCCCGAGCTGCTCTTCCGTGAGTTCGCTGGCAAGCTCGACCGCTCTCGGGTCTCCATCACCGGCCACTCCATGGGCGGTCACGGCGCCCTGTCGCTTTACCTGCGCCACCCGGGCATGTACCGCAGCGTCAGCGCCTTCGCCCCAATCGCCAACCCCTCCAAGTGCCCCTGGGGCGAGAAGGCCTTCACCGGCTACCTCGGCGATGACCGCGCCGAGTGGGCCAAGCACGACTCGACCGAGCTTGTCAAGAACTGGAGCTACGGCCCCCTGAACGCCCTCATTGACGTC GGCCTTGGTGACAACTTCTACATACAGAAGCAGCTGCTGCCCGAGAACTTTGAAaaggtcgtcaaggagaagaaccTCGAGGGCCTGAGCCTGAGATACCACTAC GGCTACGATCACTCCTACTTCTTCATGGCCTCCTTCGCCAAGGACCACGTAGATCACGCCGCCAAGCACCTGGGTCTCGGTAACGCCCCCTCCGCCTGA
- a CDS encoding Putative arf3-interacting protein, with protein sequence MASTQTALPFLTRNYSNTQTQYPPPNGPWPSRRTSLSSFPASRSPSSMSNTSRPSRSPQPPPIVETDRSSNPSSKSKTPSTGVSSQHSSLSAPRRYNPDAHPSRKLRSQYPRGSTENHVEYILVASFDIDRGPVMEHQYPVSITGDEHMLAELMLPDQAHVRNQDWTIFFLHKDTSQEEEDEERKAKEARKKRRRRLRNRAAGIIDEEDDGEDLDDDEEGELDDLDENDDSESDDGEPEGGEGPPLIYVLNLVNTKQDKTVKRGAVVKAMAICTRHPFLHIYKPLLLLALDEYFKAPVPETLAMLYDAVNAMDLSLMPKLSLLERHLLLASDNKDLFVEKFEQMIQMRIAEDRGEHLVDQPFDASRDPPKLPGVSRAGTKAHVEGASQYSVPRDTHEFESKVMYKGIPIPIKVPVAVMPETVGDFSLIKLIQKFSESQGKAPQPFPLHPQLTTNGPNTHPIIVLANALLTQKRVIFLGHNMPSGEVAEAVLAVCALASGGILRGFTRHAFPYTDLTKIDDLLNVPGFIAGVTNPTFELHPEWWDVLCDLPTGRVKISSKIDPAPTTEGMVYFQQHNPSYAGLVGGTSKVAAESDLTGDAAFMQDILRSIAARHGERVIRAKWRDWVIRFTRVAAAFEESVYGASALYIGGDEMEMGPVGVNGHGYVWPDEQSKSKELAGNVTRIEGWRNTRSYYSFIQDLALMYTIRPLKGLDLHHMHDRLRTQRLNPMQSKEIYMTFSKYVHSYDEICLLLSVAPESHAGLFYVALGLFHKDRDVRFKTADLLERIGEHEAGQHWWKALSRFEKLAYNRIRRELDAEMRAKLEKEGLSPEVEKRVS encoded by the exons ATGGCTTCAACCCAAACTGCCTTGCCGTTCCTCACGCGCAACTATTCCAACACCCAAACGCAATATCCCCCACCCAACGGCCCCTGGCCCAGTCGTCGGACCTCGCTCTCCAGTTTCCCGGCTTCGAGATCCCCTTCATCAATGTCCAATACGTCTCGCCCGTCGCGATCCCCTCAGCCGCCTCCCATCGTCGAGACGGACCGTTCCTCGAACCCGAGCTCCAAGTCCAAGACGCCCTCTACCGGCGTGTCGTCACAACACTCGTCGCTGTCCGCCCCGAGGCGCTACAACCCCGACGCGCACCCCTCTCGCAAGCTACGCTCACAGTACCCGCGTGGGTCCACCGAGAACCATGTCGAATATATCTTGGTCGCTTCTTTCGATATTGACCGCGGCCCGGTGATGGAGCACCAGTACCCCGTCTCCATCACCGGCGACGAGCACATGCTGGCAGAGCTCATGTTACCCGACCAGGCGCACGTTCGAAATCAGGACTGgaccatcttcttcttgcaCAAAGATACCAgtcaggaggaggaggatgaggaacGCAAAGCAAAAGAGGCcaggaaaaaaaggaggaggcGCTTGCGCAACCGAGCTGCCGGGATCattgacgaagaagacgacggcgaggacctggacgacgatgaagagggggAACTGGATGACCTGGACGAGAATGACGATTCTGAGTCGGACGATGGTGAGCccgaaggaggagaagggccgCCTCTGATCTACGTGTTGAACTTGGTCAACACGAAACAGGACAAAACGGTCAAGAGAGGCGCTGTTGTGAAAGCGATGGCAATCTGCACCAGACATCCATTTCTGCACATATACAAG CCCCTTTTGCTGCTGGCGCTAGACGAGTACTTCAAGGCGCCAGTACCAGAGACGCTGGCTATGCTGTACGATGCCGTCAACGCCATGGACCTGTCTCTTATGCCGAAACTCAGCCTGCTTGAACGGCATCTGCTATTAGCCAGTGACAACAAGGACCTGTTTGTGGAGAAGTTTGAACAGATGATTCAGATGCGGATAGCCGAGGATCGCGGCGAGCACCTTGTTGACCAGCCCTTTGATGCAAGCAGGGATCCACCAAAGTTGCCCGGTGTTTCGAGAGCAGGGACAAAAGCCCATGTCGAAGGAGCTTCGCAATACTCGGTCCCACGAGACACACACGAGTTTGAAAGTAAAGTCATGTACAAGGGCATTCCGATTCCTATCAAGGTGCCTGTTGCCGTCATGCCAGAAACCGTGGGCGACTTCTCTTTGATTAAGCTCATCCAGAAGTTTTCCGAGTCTCAAGGAAAAGCGCCACAGCCGTTCCCCTTGCATCCGCAGTTGACGACAAATGGCCCGAATACACACCCCATCATCGTATTGGCCAATGCGTTGCTGACGCAGAAGCGGGTGATCTTCCTGGGACACAACATGCCTTCGGGCGAGGTTGCGGAGGCGGTCTTGGCGGTATGCGCCTTGGCATCCGGTGGTATACTCAGGGGCTTCACGCGGCACGCCTTCCCCTACACCGATCTGACCAAGATTGATGATCTTCTTAACGTGCCCGGAttcatcgccggcgtcacAAATCCAACTTTCGAACTGCATCCCGAATGGTGGGACGTATTGTGTGACTTGCCCACAGGGCGAGTCAAGATCAGCAGCAAGATCGACCCGGCACCCACAACTGAAGGGATGGTCTACTTTCAACAACATAACCCGTCATATGCTGGGCTCGTTGGGGGCACCTCTAAGGTCGCGGCCGAGAGCGATCTCACGGGAGACGCAGCTTTCATGCAGGATATCTTGCGGAGCATCGCTGCCAGGCATGGCGAAAGAGTGATTCGAGCCAAGTGGCGAGACTGGGTGATTAGGTTCACCAGAGTCGCAGCCGCTTTCGAGGAGAGCGTTTATGGCGCGAGTGCGCTTTAcattggcggcgacgagatggaaaTGGGCCCGGTAGGCGTCAATGGGCACGGCTACGTGTGGCCTGACGAgcagtccaagtccaaggaACTTGCGGGCAATGTGACGAGGATCGAAGGATGGAGAAACACGAGGAGCTACTACAGCTTCATCCAA GATCTCGCACTGATGTACACGATACGGCCACTTAAAGGCCTCGACCTGCATCATATGCACGACCGGCTACGGACGCAGCGGCTGAATCCAATGCAAAGCAAGGAAATCTACATGACGTTTTCCAAATACGTCCACTCCTACGACGAGATTTGCTTACTACTGAGTGTAGCGCCAGAATCGCACGCCGGTTTGTTCTATGTCGCGCTCGGTCTTTTCCACAAAGACCGCGACGTGCGATTTAAGACggccgacctgctggagCGCATCGGTGAGCACGAGGCGGGTCAGCATTGGTGGAAGGCACTCAGCCGGTTCGAAAAACTGGCGTACAACCGTATACGCAGGGAGCTGGACGCGGAGATGCGTGCGAAGCTCGAAAAGGAGGGCCTGAGTCCCGAGGTGGAGAAACGGGTCAGCTAG
- a CDS encoding Putative EF-hand domain-containing protein, giving the protein MNFDLKNPQQAMPAGYKPSPLGPHGSPRSSPFRRPESPASPSAVRQPSTQVTPFGSPTKASYATNNGRFGNPTTPTNTADSRTPRVRTPTAETTMASPQPLRPGLKKTISHGNALSHLQPAQVRQLREGFEVLDRDSDGIINREDVADMLNQLGLPSSASDVSQFFPPSTPQTMTMAAFLNSLATMLASLSPQSELLSAFSAFDDDDSGQIDLAELRDALLHTAPEPGERPLTEAEVEKVIEGFTGRRAFNRNMQGGLGNRREVFRYQDFVNSIMGTNTASEAASAEGSED; this is encoded by the exons ATGAATTTTGACCTGAAGAACCCACAACAGGCAATGCCCGCTGGCTACAAACCTTCTCCACTAGGGCCTCATGGCTCTCCTCGCAGCTCTCCGTTTAGAAGACCAGAATCTCCAGCATCACCATCAGCAGTGCGACAGCCCTCGACCCAAGTGACGCCCTTTGGGTCGCCGACGAAAGCATCATACGCAACCAACAACGGCCGCTTCGGCAACCCAACCACGCCGACCAACACGGCCGACAGCCGCACGCCTCGAGTGCGAACCCCGACTGCTGAGACCACGATGGCCTCGCCACAGCCGCTCCGGCCGGGTCTGAAGAAGACAATAAGCCACGGGAATGCACTCTCGCATCTGCAGCCTGCCCAAGTCAGGCAGCTCCGAGAAGGCTTTGAAGTCCTGGATCGTGACAGTGACGGCATCATCAACAGGGAAGATGTAGCGGACATGCTCAACCAGCTGG GCCTGCCGTCCAGCGCATCGGATGTGTCACAATTCTTCCCTCCATCAACGCCTCAAACGATGACAATGGCCGCCTTCCTCAACTCCCTGGCAACCATGTTAGCATCATTATCGCCTCAGTCCGAGCTTCTTTCGGCATTTTCTGcattcgacgacgacgacagtGGGCAGATagacctcgccgagctgcggGATGCACTACTGCACACGGCTCCGGAGCCCGGCGAGCGACCATTgacggaggccgaggtcgaaaAGGTGATTGAGGGATTCACAGGCAGAAGGGCGTTCAACCGCAACATGCAGGGCGGGCTGGGCAACCGTCGTGAGGTCTTCAGATATCAAGACTTCGTCAACTCCATCATGGGGACCAACACGGCGTCAGAagcggcgtcggccgaggGATCTGAAGATTGA
- a CDS encoding Putative DnaJ domain, tetratricopeptide-like helical domain superfamily: MKLFAKKSSKKQGPDDDDQHQDSSYFPPSEASSPTKSPTKPRSPTKSPTKSPTKKSSQPASPGPRETKSSRTSRTFGRHPTDPGSRRSSKIDLDSHPLNLPPEERAKRLSALSAMSGNAMDIDRESSAAPSSPATAPAATPTTAPQQTSAQPSSSSSTPKPNGINTNFNGDGDAPAPPPHKSNPSSPVPTAEDEAEAYKAAGNKFFKEKDYKNAILQYSKAIELVPDSATYLSNRAAAYMSNTQYEYALEDCTRAADLDPENPKILLRLARIYTSLGQPQEALLVFGRINPPPSAKDQASAKEMLKHVTAAQSALRDGTAGSMVLHALDQAERHLGFGASRPRKWQLMRGEAYLKMGSVNALGEAQNLAMALLRSNSQDPEALVLRGRALYAQGENDKAVSHFRKAISCDPDMRDAVKYLRIVQKLDRMKEEGNSDYKMGRWQSAIEKYSAALEVDQTNRGTNSKILQNRALCKIKLKDYDGAIADCERAISLDSTYLKARKTKANAYGQAGKWEDAVREWKSIQELDPEDRTIAKEVRKAELELKKSQRKDYYKILGVEKDADDNQIKKAYRKLAIIHHPDKNPNDEQAAERFKDIGEAYETLSDSQKRARYDSGEDLVDPSDMFSGGGGMGGMGGMGGMHGGIDPEILFNMMGGGGGFGGGGGGGFNGGGFPGGGGAHFNFADGGGRPRGGGAGFGGRGFNFST; encoded by the exons ATGAAGCTCTTCGCAAAGAAATCGTCCAAGAAGCAAGGtccggacgacgacgaccaacaCCAAGATTCGAGCTACTTCCCCCCCTCTGAGGCCTCTTCTCCTACGAAGTCGCCAACCAAGCCCCGATCCCCCACCAAATCGCCGACCAAGTCCCCCACCAAAAAATCCTCCCAGCCTGCATCCCCAGGCCCTCGGGAGACAAAGTCGTCGCGCACATCCCGCACCTTTGGCCGCCACCCTACCGACCCCGGCTCACGCAGGAGCAGCAAAATCGACCTTGACTCCCACCCTCTCAACCTCCCTCCCGAAGAGCGTGCAAAGAGACTGTCCGCCTTGTCAGCCATGAGTGGAAACGCCATGGACATCGACCGTGAGTCGAGCGCAGCCCCGTCATCGCCTGCGACGGCCCCTGCTGCTACTCCTACTACGGCCCCCCAGCAAACCTCCGCCCagccctcttcctcttcctctacTCCCAAGCCCAATGGCATCAACACCAATTTCAACGGTGACGGAGATGCtcctgcccctccccctcacaAGTCCAACCCCTCCAGTCCAGTCCCCACCGCTGAGGATGAGGCCGAGGCCTATAAGGCTGCGGGCAACAAGTTcttcaaggagaaggatTACAAGAATGCCATTCTCCAGTACTCCAAGG CTATTGAGTTGGTTCCCGACTCGGCCACCTACCTGAGCAATCGCGCTGCCGCCTACATGTCCAACACCCAGTACGAGTATGCCCTCGAGGACTGCACCCGCGCTGCCGACCTGGACCCCGAGAACCCCAAGATCCTTCTCCGACTTGCCCGCATCTACACCAGCTTGGGTCAGCCCCAGGAGGCCctgctcgtcttcggccgcaTCAACCCTCCCCCTTCGGCCAAGGACCAGGCTTCGGCCAAGGAAATGCTGAAGCACGTCACCGCGGCCCAGAGCGCTCTCCGAGACGGAACCGCCGGCTCCATGGTCCTCCATGCCCTTGACCAGGCTGAGCGTCACCTGGGTTTCGGTGCCTCTAGACCCCGCAAGTGGCAACTCATGCGGGGCGAGGCGTACCTTAAGATGGGTAGCGTcaacgccctcggcgaggcccAGAACCTCGCAATGGCTCTGCTCAGGAGCAACAGCCAGGATCCCGAGGCTCTGGTGCTTCGAGGCCGCGCCCTGTACGCCCAGGGCGAGAACGACAAGGCTGTCAGCCACTTCCGCAAGGCCATCAGCTGCGACCCCGACATGAGGGATGCAGTCAAGTATCTCAGGATCGTCCAGAAGCTGGACCGcatgaaggaggagggcaatTCGGACTACAAAATGGGCCGTTGGCAGTCCGCCATCGAGAAGTACAGCGCCGCGCTCGAGGTTGACCAAACCAACCGTGGCACCAACTCAAAGATTCTGCAAAACAGAGCGCTGTGCAAAATCAAACTCAAGGATTACGACGGAGCCATTGCTGATTGCGAGCGCGCCATCAGCTTGGACTCGACGTACCTCAAGGCCcgcaagaccaaggccaacgCTTACGGCCAGGCAGGCAAGTGGGAAGATGCCGTGCGGGAGTGGAAGTCGATCCAAGAACTCGACCCTGAGGACCGTACCATCGCAAAGGAGGTGCGcaaggccgagctcgagctgAAGAAGAGCCAGCGCAAGGACTACTACAAGATCCTCGGCGTTgagaaggacgccgacgacaaccaGATCAAGAAGGCCTACCGCAAGCTTGCCATCATCCACCACCCGGACAAGAACCCCAATGACGAGCAGGCTGCCGAGCGCTTCAAGGACATCGGAGAAGCTTATGAGACTCTGAGCGACTCTCA GAAGCGTGCTCGTTATGACAGTGGCGaagacctcgtcgacccGTCTGACATgttcagcggcggcggcggtatgGGTGGTATGGGCGGCATGGGTGGCATGCATGGCGGCATCGACCCCGAGATCCTCTTCAACATGAtgggtggtggcggtggattcggcggcggcggcggcggcggcttcaacGGGGGCGGTTTCCccggtggaggcggcgcacACTTCAACTTCGCCGACGGAGGGGGCCGTCCCCGCGGGGGTGGCGCCGGCTTCGGTGGCCGCGGCTTCAACTTCTCGACCTGA
- a CDS encoding Putative mediator complex, subunit Med10: MAPLDKPTPAELEQQLKDTIHDLYQIMVQVTTYNATPSNPSGPALSDSVQALSQSLQRVHMTATAGAPPSPDLPGALPKIPPELVQYVENGRNPDIYTREFVELVRRGNQLMKGKMGAFAQFRDVLADHMERGMPELRDDVARILEGTKVVGSGRPGGD; this comes from the exons ATGGCACCCCTCGACAAACCGACTCCTGCGGAGCTGGAGC AGCAGCTCAAAGACACGATTCATGATCTCTACCAGATTATGGTCCAGGTCACAACCTACAACGCGACCCCATCCAACCCCTCGGGTCCGGCCCTCTCCGATTCGGTCCAGGCGCTCTCCCAGTCTTTGCAGCGCGTTCACATgacggccacggccggcgcGCCCCCCTCGCCCGACCTGCCCGGCGCCCTGCCCAAGATCCCGCCCGAGCTCGTGCAGTACGTCGAGAATGGCCGGAACCCGGACATCTACACGCGCGAgttcgtcgagctcgtccgcCGTGGCAACCAGCTGATGAAGGGTAAGATGGGCGCCTTTGCGCAGTTCCGCGACGTGCTGGCCGACCACATGGAGAGAGGCATGCCCGAGCTGCGCGACGACGTCGCGAGGATTCTCGAGGGGACAAAGGTCGTCGGGAGCGGCAGGCCAGGGGGTGATTGA